A window from Pseudomonas sp. MRSN 12121 encodes these proteins:
- a CDS encoding Rnf-Nqr domain containing protein, with the protein MTEIVLTLISAALINNFVLYWPLGVDPLLQAGTGSRQRVHALGIATSGLMLLCSLLGHGLYQWVLVPLGLTALHLFVFLPLAVLLIAPLLGLLARLLPGLPFGGLWPLLLGNAGVLGALLLAAEANRGLAYSAALGLGAGLGFWLVSSLFDDLRQRTLNNDVPLPFRGLPIDLISAGLMAVAFLGFNGLLKT; encoded by the coding sequence ATGACCGAGATTGTCCTCACGCTCATCAGCGCCGCCCTGATCAACAACTTCGTGTTGTATTGGCCGCTGGGCGTCGATCCGCTGTTGCAGGCCGGCACCGGATCGCGCCAGCGGGTGCACGCCCTGGGCATCGCCACCAGCGGCCTGATGCTGCTCTGCAGCCTGCTGGGCCATGGACTTTATCAATGGGTGCTGGTGCCGCTGGGCCTGACCGCGTTGCACCTGTTCGTGTTCCTGCCGTTGGCCGTGCTATTGATCGCACCGCTGCTCGGCCTGCTGGCCCGGCTGTTGCCCGGATTGCCGTTCGGCGGTCTCTGGCCCTTGCTGCTGGGCAATGCCGGCGTGCTCGGCGCCTTGCTGCTGGCGGCCGAAGCCAACCGGGGGCTCGCCTATAGCGCTGCCCTGGGCCTGGGTGCGGGCCTTGGTTTCTGGCTGGTGTCGAGCCTGTTCGACGACCTGCGCCAGCGTACTCTCAACAACGATGTGCCCCTGCCCTTTCGTGGCCTGCCGATCGACCTGATCAGCGCCGGCCTGATGGCGGTGGCGTTTCTCGGTTTCAACGGACTGCTCAAGACATGA
- the rsxB gene encoding electron transport complex subunit RsxB: MSLIQRIDALLPQTQCGKCGHAGCKPYAEGIARGEAINKCPPGGDETIAGLARLLNVPVVELDISRGPAPAQVAFIREAECIGCTKCIQACPVDAIVGAAKQMHSVLVDECTGCDLCVAPCPVDCIEMHPLPRGTVVAIVGGLATSPEEQRARTAKRDHARLRFERRNARLEREEQRKQVERAARAQRAEQPGTGSANPVQAAIERVRAQKAAAVDAAVKKAKIDLAMSRAQLNKSLKAFGHPPTFEQQAQLIVLQRQFEAAEQALAQLENTVETVAAPAPAKDAELKRAKIQLAMRRAELKKAQDNQAPAEQLASLAQTLKDAEQALHQAEEACGKPAPDLVRVEKRPIDARLRQLKTELAYARAEVSKLERHGDTPAAQLAEARERLAEAERQVHAHDAP, translated from the coding sequence ATGAGTCTGATTCAACGCATCGACGCCCTGCTGCCGCAGACCCAATGCGGCAAATGCGGCCATGCCGGATGCAAGCCCTACGCCGAAGGCATCGCCCGTGGCGAGGCGATCAACAAGTGCCCGCCCGGCGGCGACGAGACCATTGCCGGCCTGGCCAGGCTGCTGAACGTGCCGGTGGTAGAGCTGGATATCAGCCGCGGCCCGGCGCCGGCCCAGGTGGCCTTCATCCGCGAGGCCGAATGCATCGGTTGCACCAAGTGCATCCAGGCCTGCCCGGTGGATGCCATCGTCGGTGCGGCCAAGCAGATGCACAGCGTCCTGGTCGACGAATGCACCGGTTGCGACCTCTGCGTGGCGCCGTGCCCGGTGGACTGCATCGAGATGCACCCGCTGCCCCGCGGCACGGTCGTGGCGATCGTCGGTGGCCTGGCCACCAGCCCCGAAGAACAACGCGCCAGGACCGCCAAGCGCGATCATGCACGACTGCGTTTCGAGCGCCGCAACGCCCGGCTGGAACGCGAAGAACAACGCAAGCAGGTCGAGCGCGCCGCGCGGGCGCAGCGGGCCGAGCAACCCGGCACCGGCAGCGCGAACCCGGTACAGGCCGCCATCGAGCGGGTACGGGCGCAAAAAGCCGCTGCGGTGGATGCGGCGGTGAAAAAAGCCAAGATCGACCTGGCGATGAGCCGGGCCCAGTTGAACAAATCGCTGAAAGCCTTCGGCCATCCGCCCACCTTCGAGCAGCAGGCGCAACTGATTGTCCTGCAACGCCAGTTCGAAGCCGCCGAACAGGCCCTCGCCCAACTCGAAAACACAGTAGAAACGGTTGCCGCTCCAGCTCCTGCCAAGGACGCCGAGCTCAAGCGGGCGAAGATCCAGCTGGCCATGCGGCGCGCGGAACTGAAAAAAGCCCAGGACAACCAGGCGCCGGCCGAGCAACTGGCCAGTCTCGCCCAGACGCTGAAGGACGCGGAGCAGGCCCTGCACCAAGCCGAGGAGGCCTGCGGCAAGCCGGCGCCCGATCTCGTGCGGGTCGAGAAGCGCCCGATCGACGCGCGCCTGCGGCAGTTGAAAACCGAGCTGGCTTACGCCCGAGCAGAAGTCAGCAAGCTGGAACGTCACGGCGACACCCCAGCGGCGCAACTGGCCGAGGCCCGCGAGCGACTGGCCGAAGCCGAGCGCCAGGTACACGCCCATGACGCCCCTTGA